In Lysobacter lycopersici, a genomic segment contains:
- the tgt gene encoding tRNA guanosine(34) transglycosylase Tgt, translated as MSRMQFQLLGNDGAARRGRITFPRGTVETPAFMPVGTYGSVKGMLPGQLRDLGAEMVLGNTFHLFLRPGLEVIEAHGGLHGFMRWNGPILTDSGGFQVFSLAHRRKVTEQGVTFAAPTDGSKVFLGPEESMHIQKVLGSDIVMIFDECPPVNGKDGQPVHPRVVEKSMELSLRWAERSKVAHAGNDAALFGIVQGGVHRDLRTRSAEGLKQIGFDGYAIGGLAVGESEAERNAMLDHTAPQLPEDRPRYLMGVGRPEDLVEAVARGVDMFDCVMPTRNARNGHYFTSTGTVRIRNSKYERDLRTIEEGCGCAACAGGYSRAYLRHLDRCNEMLAPILGTLHNLWYYEKLMADMRSAIGQGTFAAFRESFHAARKTPRPHSGEGLG; from the coding sequence ATGAGCCGCATGCAATTCCAGTTGCTCGGCAACGACGGCGCCGCGCGTCGCGGCCGGATCACCTTCCCGCGCGGAACGGTGGAAACGCCGGCGTTCATGCCGGTGGGCACCTACGGTTCGGTCAAGGGCATGCTGCCCGGACAACTGCGCGATCTCGGTGCGGAGATGGTGCTCGGCAACACCTTCCACCTGTTCCTGCGCCCCGGGCTCGAAGTCATCGAGGCGCATGGCGGCCTGCACGGCTTCATGCGCTGGAACGGGCCGATCCTCACCGATTCCGGCGGTTTCCAGGTGTTCTCGCTCGCGCACCGGCGCAAGGTGACCGAGCAGGGCGTGACCTTCGCCGCGCCCACCGACGGCAGCAAGGTGTTCCTCGGGCCCGAGGAATCAATGCACATCCAGAAGGTGCTCGGCTCGGACATCGTGATGATCTTCGACGAATGCCCGCCGGTGAACGGCAAGGACGGGCAGCCCGTGCATCCGCGCGTGGTCGAGAAATCGATGGAGTTGTCGCTGCGCTGGGCCGAGCGTTCGAAGGTCGCGCACGCAGGCAACGACGCGGCGCTGTTCGGCATCGTGCAGGGCGGGGTGCATCGCGACCTGCGCACGCGTTCGGCGGAAGGACTGAAGCAGATCGGCTTCGACGGTTACGCCATCGGCGGGCTCGCGGTCGGCGAGAGCGAGGCCGAGCGCAACGCCATGCTCGACCACACCGCGCCGCAGTTGCCCGAAGACCGGCCGCGCTACCTGATGGGCGTGGGCCGGCCCGAGGACCTGGTCGAGGCGGTGGCGCGCGGGGTGGACATGTTCGATTGCGTGATGCCGACCCGCAACGCGCGCAACGGCCACTACTTCACCTCGACCGGCACGGTCCGGATCCGGAATTCGAAATACGAGCGCGACCTGCGGACCATCGAGGAAGGCTGCGGCTGCGCGGCCTGCGCCGGCGGCTACAGCCGCGCCTACCTGCGCCACCTCGACCGCTGCAACGAGATGCTGGCGCCGATCCTCGGCACCCTGCACAACCTCTGGTACTACGAAAAGCTGATGGCGGACATGCGCTCGGCCATCGGCCAGGGAACCTTCGCCGCGTTCCGGGAGTCCTTCCACGCCGCCCGCAAGACCCCTCGCCCGCATTCGGGAGAGGGGCTGGGGTGA
- the yajC gene encoding preprotein translocase subunit YajC: MDLLDLLISPAHAQAAAGQAAPGGLFGGGLGLLFPLILIGVMYFLMIRPQMKRQKEHMAMLGKLAVGDEVITNGGIAGTVRELGDHFVGVEIADGVRVRVQKSAIANVLPKGTLKSA; the protein is encoded by the coding sequence ATGGATCTGCTCGACCTGCTGATCTCGCCCGCCCACGCCCAGGCTGCCGCCGGACAGGCCGCGCCCGGGGGACTGTTCGGGGGCGGCCTCGGCCTGCTGTTCCCGCTGATCCTGATCGGCGTCATGTACTTCCTGATGATCCGCCCTCAGATGAAGCGGCAGAAGGAACACATGGCGATGCTCGGCAAGCTCGCGGTCGGCGACGAAGTCATCACCAACGGCGGCATCGCCGGCACGGTGCGCGAGCTCGGCGACCACTTCGTCGGCGTCGAGATCGCGGACGGCGTCCGCGTCCGCGTGCAGAAGTCCGCCATCGCCAACGTGTTGCCCAAGGGCACGCTGAAGTCGGCCTGA
- a CDS encoding MBL fold metallo-hydrolase — protein sequence MKLWSIRGNTQKLDGGAMYGNAPKAMWERWSPPDGENRIDLACRALLASPLAGKTVLFETGIGAFFEPKLRERYGVQEANHVLLDSLRDAGFTHEDVDVVVLSHLHFDHAGGLLAAWEENAPPRLLFPNATFVVGREHWQRARDPHPRDRASFIPELPGLLEASGRLELVDGDWSKTLGRNVRFHHSDGHTPGLMLAEIVGPEIVDGEAHGGVVFCADLIPGRPWVHVPITMGYDRCAETLIDEKRAFLEDKLARNVHLFFTHDPGCALAQVVRDEKGKFGTAHEVAELHARALAA from the coding sequence ATGAAACTCTGGTCGATCCGCGGCAATACGCAGAAGCTCGACGGCGGCGCGATGTACGGCAACGCGCCGAAGGCGATGTGGGAACGCTGGTCGCCGCCGGACGGCGAAAACCGCATCGATCTCGCCTGCCGCGCACTGCTCGCCAGCCCGCTCGCCGGCAAGACCGTGTTGTTCGAAACCGGCATCGGCGCGTTCTTCGAACCCAAGCTGCGCGAACGCTACGGTGTGCAGGAAGCCAACCACGTGCTGCTCGATTCGCTGCGCGATGCGGGCTTCACGCACGAGGACGTCGACGTCGTCGTGCTGTCGCACCTGCATTTCGACCACGCCGGCGGCCTGCTCGCGGCGTGGGAAGAAAACGCGCCGCCGCGATTGCTGTTCCCGAACGCGACCTTCGTCGTCGGTCGCGAGCATTGGCAACGCGCGCGCGATCCGCATCCGCGCGACCGTGCCAGCTTCATCCCCGAATTGCCGGGCCTGCTCGAAGCCAGCGGCAGGCTCGAACTCGTGGATGGCGATTGGTCGAAAACGCTGGGCCGCAACGTGCGTTTCCATCACAGCGACGGGCACACGCCGGGATTGATGCTCGCGGAAATCGTCGGGCCGGAAATCGTGGATGGCGAAGCGCACGGCGGCGTGGTGTTCTGCGCCGACCTCATTCCCGGGCGGCCGTGGGTGCACGTGCCGATCACCATGGGCTACGACCGCTGCGCGGAAACGCTGATCGACGAGAAGCGCGCCTTCCTCGAGGACAAGCTCGCGCGCAACGTGCACCTGTTCTTCACCCACGATCCGGGCTGCGCGCTGGCGCAGGTCGTGCGCGACGAAAAGGGGAAGTTCGGCACCGCGCACGAAGTCGCGGAACTACACGCGCGGGCGCTGGCCGCATGA
- a CDS encoding aminotransferase class III-fold pyridoxal phosphate-dependent enzyme, translating to MAVVTDLLAPLRAHGKARTSGLADATILDFAGRDPQLGEAIAAAAAEYERVRAEFPELLGLDEDAQTLEVQSGFVNFYSHDAANPYVALAARGPWLVTLKGAVLYDTGGYGMLGFGHTPEKVMAAMARPQAVANIMTPSVSQLRFTRALKQEIGSTRGGCPYASFMCLNSGSESVSLAARIVDANAKTMTDPGARHAGKAIKRVVVKGAFHGRTDKPALYSDSSRKTYVQYLASYRGESSVITVPPYDADALKKVFADAETNGWFIEAMFLEPVMGEGDPGRSVPPAFYQLARELTREHGSLFLVDSIQAGLRATGYLSVVDYPGFESLDAPDMETYSKALNAAQYPLSVLAVTESTAAIYKRGLYGNTMTANPRALDVACAVLSQLTPELRANIQQRGKEALVKLEALKAELPGLITKVQGTGLLFSCELAPQFKGYGAGSTEEWLREHGLGVIHGGENSLRFTPHFAMGAQELDLLVSLVKRALLEGPRVQQPAAA from the coding sequence ATGGCCGTCGTGACCGACCTCCTCGCCCCGCTGCGCGCACATGGCAAGGCCCGCACCAGCGGCCTCGCCGACGCGACGATCCTCGACTTCGCCGGTCGCGATCCGCAGCTGGGCGAAGCCATCGCCGCCGCCGCCGCCGAGTACGAGCGCGTGCGCGCCGAATTCCCGGAGCTGCTCGGCCTGGACGAAGACGCGCAGACGCTGGAAGTGCAGTCCGGCTTCGTCAATTTCTATTCGCACGACGCCGCCAACCCCTACGTCGCGCTGGCCGCGCGCGGGCCGTGGCTGGTCACGCTCAAGGGCGCGGTGCTGTACGACACTGGCGGCTACGGCATGCTCGGCTTCGGCCACACGCCGGAGAAGGTGATGGCGGCGATGGCCCGGCCGCAGGCGGTGGCCAACATCATGACCCCGAGCGTTTCGCAGCTGCGCTTCACCCGCGCGCTGAAGCAGGAAATCGGCTCGACCCGCGGCGGCTGTCCGTACGCCAGCTTCATGTGCCTCAATTCCGGTTCGGAATCGGTGTCGCTGGCCGCGCGCATCGTCGACGCCAACGCCAAAACCATGACCGACCCGGGCGCGCGCCACGCCGGCAAGGCGATCAAGCGCGTGGTGGTGAAGGGCGCGTTCCACGGCCGCACCGACAAGCCGGCGCTGTATTCGGATTCCAGCCGCAAGACCTACGTGCAATACCTCGCTAGCTACCGCGGCGAATCCAGCGTGATCACTGTGCCGCCGTACGACGCGGATGCGCTGAAGAAAGTGTTCGCGGACGCGGAAACCAACGGCTGGTTCATCGAGGCGATGTTCCTCGAGCCGGTGATGGGCGAAGGCGACCCGGGCCGCAGCGTGCCGCCGGCGTTCTACCAGCTGGCGCGCGAACTGACCCGCGAGCACGGTTCGCTGTTCCTGGTCGATTCGATCCAGGCCGGCCTGCGCGCGACCGGTTATCTGTCGGTCGTCGATTACCCCGGTTTCGAATCGCTCGATGCGCCGGACATGGAAACCTATTCCAAGGCGCTCAACGCCGCGCAGTACCCGCTGTCGGTGCTCGCGGTGACCGAAAGCACCGCCGCGATCTACAAGCGCGGCCTGTACGGCAACACCATGACCGCCAATCCGCGCGCGCTGGATGTCGCCTGCGCGGTGCTGTCGCAGCTCACCCCGGAACTGCGCGCCAACATCCAGCAGCGCGGCAAGGAAGCGCTTGTGAAACTCGAAGCGCTGAAGGCCGAACTGCCGGGCCTGATCACCAAGGTCCAGGGCACCGGCCTGCTGTTCTCCTGCGAGCTTGCGCCGCAATTCAAGGGCTACGGCGCCGGCTCCACCGAGGAATGGTTGCGCGAGCATGGCCTGGGCGTGATCCACGGCGGCGAGAATTCGCTGCGCTTCACCCCGCATTTCGCGATGGGCGCGCAGGAACTCGACCTGCTGGTGTCGCTGGTGAAACGCGCGCTGCTCGAAGGCCCCCGCGTGCAGCAGCCGGCTGCGGCGTAA
- a CDS encoding AsmA family protein yields MNADAPARPHPRSGRPLRLVAILAALALALVLAVGWLLQPQRAVGFLLARVSSALGLEITASGAVEYRLRGTPQVVVRDLVAREPGATAPILRAQRVLLALPWSTIRARGNDLTVTRIELDAPVFDLPAFQHWQATRPPSETRVPTLTNGLRIRDGMVANDDWRIQGLAVDIAELHPERMLRMRVRGRYLDPPLSIPADLAIAVANPLRLAKGSASGVAGVGALDFAGDGWRVPSKVTLSGPLRLGKDSALVKPMAFGMAARYESASTKLPFVLGLHGPMSFNNATWRVVPMQAVLRGGDTMPDLRGRGSLSLGRQLRLHLGGEIAAWPAGWPALPPPLAQSNSPLPFALDYTGRMDLADVASLELQRDDTRFEGRFRTTDITAWANAETQGSPLPPLSGRLGTPRLDIAGATLEGVEVELDDPDLPPAKK; encoded by the coding sequence GTGAACGCGGACGCGCCGGCGCGCCCGCATCCTCGTTCCGGACGACCGCTGCGGCTGGTCGCGATCCTCGCCGCATTGGCGCTCGCGTTGGTGCTGGCCGTCGGCTGGCTGCTGCAACCGCAACGCGCGGTCGGTTTCCTGCTGGCTCGCGTCAGTTCCGCGCTCGGCCTCGAGATCACCGCGAGCGGCGCGGTCGAATACCGCCTGCGCGGCACACCGCAAGTGGTGGTGCGCGACCTGGTCGCGCGCGAACCCGGCGCGACGGCGCCGATCCTGCGTGCGCAACGCGTGCTGCTGGCCTTGCCGTGGTCGACGATCCGCGCGCGCGGAAACGACCTCACCGTGACGCGGATTGAACTCGATGCGCCAGTGTTCGACTTGCCCGCGTTCCAGCACTGGCAGGCAACGCGTCCGCCGAGCGAAACGCGCGTCCCGACGCTGACCAACGGACTCCGCATCCGCGACGGCATGGTCGCCAACGACGACTGGCGCATCCAAGGGCTCGCCGTCGACATCGCCGAATTGCATCCGGAGCGCATGCTGCGCATGCGCGTGCGCGGCCGCTACCTCGATCCGCCGCTGTCGATTCCCGCCGACCTCGCCATCGCGGTCGCCAATCCGTTGCGCCTGGCGAAGGGCAGCGCGAGCGGCGTCGCCGGCGTCGGGGCGCTCGATTTCGCCGGCGATGGCTGGCGCGTGCCCTCGAAGGTGACGCTGTCGGGACCCTTGCGGCTTGGCAAGGATTCCGCGCTGGTGAAACCAATGGCCTTCGGCATGGCCGCGCGCTACGAATCCGCTTCGACGAAATTGCCGTTCGTGCTCGGCCTGCACGGGCCGATGTCGTTCAACAACGCGACCTGGCGCGTGGTGCCGATGCAGGCGGTGCTGCGCGGCGGCGACACGATGCCGGACCTGCGTGGCCGCGGCAGCCTGTCGCTGGGCCGGCAACTCAGGCTGCATCTCGGCGGCGAAATCGCGGCGTGGCCGGCGGGCTGGCCGGCGCTGCCCCCGCCGCTCGCGCAATCGAACTCGCCGTTGCCGTTCGCGCTGGATTACACGGGTCGCATGGACCTCGCCGATGTCGCCTCGCTCGAACTGCAACGCGACGACACGCGTTTCGAAGGTCGCTTCCGCACCACCGACATCACCGCTTGGGCGAACGCGGAGACGCAAGGCTCGCCGCTGCCGCCGTTGTCGGGTCGCTTGGGTACGCCGCGACTCGACATCGCCGGCGCGACGCTGGAAGGGGTGGAAGTGGAACTCGACGATCCGGATCTGCCGCCGGCGAAGAAATGA
- the ggt gene encoding gamma-glutamyltransferase, which translates to MLKRIPFVFSLLLCGLLAMPATARDSRPAHPPGVAIASAHALATEAGLEILREGGNAFDAAVAVSAALSVVEPVSSGLGGGGFFLLHDAKSGRDVFVDAREVAPQSATPARYLDAAGQLDQDKAWNGATSAGIPGLPAALVHIARKYGRLPLAKSLAPAIRIARDGFPVYPRLVNEYAERKPVMERYAATRAVYLADGDPPELGETLKQPDLARTLERIAAQGFDGFYRGPVAQDLLAAVKADGVEWTADELAAYRVKEREPIRFKYRNWDLVTAPPPSSGGIALAEILKILEGWDLKSLEPAQRIHYEVEAMRRAYRDRTLYLGDPDSVRIPVRMLTSDDYAAGLRASILPDKATPSDMLPGTLPPHESVNTTHFSIMDADGNLAAVTQTVNLAYGSGMVVGGAGFLLNDEMDDFALKPGTPNAFGVTGYDANAIAPGRRPLSSMSPTFMFGPDRIAVLGTKGGSRIITSTMIGILGFDAGMDSPQVVALPRYHHQYLPDTITEEPGALPEDVVAQLQAMGYRVENYTDPLVLMHAVDWDRRTNAMHAGADPRNPVGEGKVVVSP; encoded by the coding sequence ATGCTGAAACGCATTCCCTTTGTGTTCTCGCTGCTGCTGTGCGGCCTGCTGGCCATGCCGGCCACCGCGCGCGATTCGCGCCCGGCGCATCCGCCCGGCGTCGCGATTGCTTCCGCGCACGCGCTCGCCACCGAGGCGGGACTGGAAATCCTGCGCGAGGGCGGAAACGCCTTCGACGCCGCGGTCGCGGTGTCGGCGGCGCTGTCGGTGGTGGAACCGGTCAGCTCGGGCTTGGGCGGCGGCGGGTTCTTCCTGCTGCACGATGCGAAGAGCGGCCGCGACGTGTTCGTCGATGCGCGCGAAGTCGCGCCGCAATCGGCCACGCCCGCGCGCTACCTCGATGCCGCCGGCCAGCTCGACCAGGACAAGGCGTGGAACGGCGCGACCTCGGCCGGCATTCCCGGCCTGCCCGCGGCACTGGTGCACATCGCGCGCAAGTACGGGCGCCTGCCGCTGGCGAAATCGCTGGCACCGGCGATCCGCATCGCGCGCGACGGTTTCCCGGTGTATCCGCGCCTGGTGAACGAATACGCGGAACGCAAGCCGGTGATGGAACGCTACGCGGCGACGCGCGCGGTCTACCTCGCCGACGGCGATCCTCCCGAACTTGGCGAAACGCTCAAGCAGCCCGATCTCGCGCGCACGCTCGAGCGCATCGCCGCGCAGGGCTTCGACGGTTTCTACCGCGGCCCGGTGGCGCAGGACCTGCTCGCGGCGGTGAAGGCCGACGGCGTCGAATGGACGGCGGACGAACTCGCCGCCTACCGGGTGAAGGAACGCGAACCGATCCGCTTCAAGTACCGCAACTGGGACCTCGTCACCGCGCCGCCGCCGTCCTCGGGCGGCATCGCGCTGGCGGAAATCCTGAAGATCCTCGAAGGCTGGGACCTGAAGTCGCTCGAACCCGCGCAGCGCATCCACTACGAAGTGGAAGCCATGCGCCGGGCCTACCGCGACCGCACGCTCTACCTCGGCGATCCGGATTCGGTGCGGATCCCGGTGCGCATGCTCACCAGCGACGACTACGCCGCAGGCCTGCGTGCATCGATCCTGCCGGACAAGGCCACGCCCAGCGACATGCTGCCGGGCACCTTGCCGCCCCACGAATCGGTCAACACCACGCACTTCTCGATCATGGACGCCGACGGCAACCTCGCCGCGGTGACGCAGACCGTGAACCTCGCCTACGGTTCGGGCATGGTCGTCGGCGGCGCGGGCTTCCTGCTCAACGACGAGATGGATGATTTCGCGCTCAAGCCCGGTACGCCGAATGCGTTTGGCGTCACCGGCTATGACGCCAACGCAATCGCGCCCGGCCGGCGTCCGCTGAGTTCGATGAGCCCGACCTTCATGTTCGGCCCGGATCGCATCGCCGTGCTCGGCACCAAGGGCGGCAGCCGCATCATCACCTCGACCATGATCGGCATCCTCGGCTTCGACGCCGGCATGGATTCGCCGCAGGTCGTCGCGCTGCCGCGCTACCACCACCAGTACCTGCCAGACACGATCACCGAGGAACCCGGCGCGCTGCCGGAAGATGTCGTGGCGCAACTGCAGGCGATGGGTTATCGCGTCGAGAACTACACCGACCCGCTGGTGCTGATGCACGCGGTCGACTGGGACCGGCGCACGAACGCGATGCACGCCGGTGCCGATCCGCGCAATCCGGTCGGCGAAGGCAAGGTCGTGGTGTCGCCATGA
- the ftsY gene encoding signal recognition particle-docking protein FtsY: MASWFRRNKPATAPAVESPAPHAATTDTSADVSPSAEPAAPGKPGWRQRIGSILTRDIAELFGRNPRLDDDLLDDIETALLTADVGVSASTELVEGLRKRMKAREFADANALLKALRDDLVAMLSPVAQPLQVDATRKPFVILTVGVNGVGKTTTIGKLARRFQDEGHSLMLAAGDTFRAAAVAQLQAWGERNGVAVVAQGQDADPASVAFDALQAAKARGIDVLIADTAGRLHTQQGLMAELGKIRRVIGKLDADAPHEVLMVIDGTTGQNAISQLRQFNEAVKVTGLVVTKLDGTAKGGVVFALAREFGIPIRYAGIGERPEDLRVFDAEAFVDALLPETLGA; this comes from the coding sequence ATGGCCAGCTGGTTCCGCCGCAACAAGCCCGCAACCGCGCCCGCCGTCGAATCGCCCGCTCCGCACGCGGCCACGACCGACACCAGCGCGGATGTTTCGCCTTCCGCCGAACCGGCCGCACCCGGCAAGCCCGGCTGGCGCCAGCGCATCGGCAGCATCCTGACCCGCGACATCGCCGAACTGTTCGGGCGCAATCCGCGCCTCGACGACGACCTGCTCGACGACATCGAAACCGCGCTGCTCACCGCCGACGTCGGCGTCTCCGCGAGCACCGAACTGGTCGAAGGCCTGCGCAAGCGCATGAAGGCGCGCGAATTCGCCGATGCGAATGCGCTGCTGAAGGCGCTGCGCGACGACCTGGTCGCGATGCTGAGTCCGGTCGCGCAGCCGCTGCAGGTCGACGCGACGCGCAAGCCGTTCGTCATCCTCACCGTTGGCGTCAACGGCGTCGGCAAGACCACGACGATCGGCAAGCTCGCGCGACGTTTCCAGGACGAAGGGCATTCGCTGATGCTCGCCGCCGGCGACACCTTCCGCGCCGCCGCGGTCGCGCAGTTGCAGGCATGGGGCGAACGCAACGGCGTGGCCGTGGTGGCGCAGGGCCAGGACGCGGACCCGGCATCGGTCGCGTTCGACGCACTGCAGGCGGCGAAGGCGCGCGGCATCGACGTATTGATCGCCGACACCGCCGGCCGCCTGCACACGCAGCAGGGCCTGATGGCCGAACTCGGCAAGATCCGCCGCGTGATCGGCAAGCTCGACGCCGACGCGCCGCACGAAGTGCTGATGGTGATCGATGGCACCACCGGCCAGAACGCGATTTCGCAATTGCGCCAGTTCAACGAGGCGGTGAAGGTCACCGGCCTGGTCGTGACCAAGCTCGACGGCACCGCCAAGGGCGGCGTGGTGTTCGCACTGGCGCGCGAATTCGGCATCCCGATCCGCTACGCCGGCATCGGCGAACGACCGGAAGACCTGCGCGTGTTCGATGCCGAAGCCTTCGTCGATGCGCTGCTGCCAGAAACGCTGGGCGCGTGA
- the coaD gene encoding pantetheine-phosphate adenylyltransferase, translating to MSEARNRIAVYPGTFDPITNGHIDLVDRAAPLFGRLVVGVAASTGKGPALDLGMRVDLARNALARHRNVEVRGFDTLLARFVDEIGAGVILRGLRAVSDFEYEFQLASMNRHLIPGVETLFLTPAEQYGFISSSLVREIARLGGDVSPFVPPAVAAALQAQWTHGRDRPDT from the coding sequence ATGAGCGAGGCCCGCAACCGCATCGCCGTCTACCCGGGCACGTTCGACCCCATCACGAACGGTCACATCGACCTCGTCGACCGCGCCGCGCCGTTGTTCGGGCGGCTGGTGGTCGGGGTCGCCGCGAGCACCGGCAAGGGACCGGCGCTGGACCTCGGCATGCGCGTGGACCTGGCGCGGAACGCCCTGGCCCGGCACCGGAACGTGGAAGTCCGCGGCTTCGACACATTGCTGGCGCGCTTCGTCGACGAGATCGGCGCGGGCGTCATCCTGCGCGGCCTGCGCGCGGTGTCCGATTTCGAATACGAATTCCAGCTGGCGAGCATGAACCGGCACCTGATCCCAGGCGTGGAGACCTTGTTCCTCACCCCGGCCGAGCAGTACGGCTTCATTTCGTCCTCGCTGGTGCGCGAGATCGCCCGGCTCGGCGGCGACGTGTCGCCGTTCGTGCCGCCGGCGGTAGCCGCCGCGTTGCAGGCACAATGGACGCACGGCCGGGATCGACCCGACACCTGA
- a CDS encoding YfhL family 4Fe-4S dicluster ferredoxin, translating to MSLKINELCVNCDVCEPACPNKAISQGPDIYVIDPALCTECVGHFDEPQCVVVCPVECIDPDLEHPETQVQLLAKLARLQAGDA from the coding sequence ATGTCGCTGAAGATCAACGAACTCTGCGTCAACTGCGATGTCTGCGAGCCGGCGTGCCCGAACAAGGCGATTTCGCAGGGCCCGGACATCTACGTGATCGATCCCGCGCTGTGCACCGAATGCGTGGGCCATTTCGACGAGCCGCAATGCGTCGTGGTCTGTCCGGTCGAATGCATCGACCCCGATCTCGAGCATCCGGAAACGCAGGTGCAGTTGCTGGCCAAGCTCGCGCGGCTGCAGGCCGGAGACGCGTGA
- a CDS encoding TMEM43 family protein → MKFASLPLLLALAGGAHAQDAVHPQGQPTSAHPPRDAAFGVTARGFGLQRQVEMLQWRRFGPGYRKEWSEQPIDSTGYAKEYRNPAAFPIETRYWIATDAMLDGKAIDDDVLKEFGQWHDFRPSFSALPANLAATFQPEGDGLGTADNPLDPQVGDLRVHWRELELPPLQGKVALQGGVWIPASDAVPESVVAASDTVADATSAKPDRWILWLVVAVVLVISGAWWLRRRRS, encoded by the coding sequence ATGAAATTTGCGTCGCTGCCCCTGCTGCTGGCACTGGCCGGCGGCGCGCATGCGCAGGACGCGGTGCACCCGCAGGGCCAGCCGACATCCGCGCATCCGCCGCGCGATGCCGCGTTCGGCGTGACCGCGCGCGGCTTCGGCCTGCAGCGCCAGGTCGAGATGCTGCAGTGGCGCAGGTTCGGGCCGGGCTACCGCAAGGAATGGAGCGAACAGCCGATCGATTCGACGGGTTACGCGAAGGAATATCGCAATCCCGCCGCTTTCCCGATCGAGACGCGCTACTGGATCGCGACCGACGCGATGCTCGACGGCAAGGCCATCGACGACGACGTGCTCAAGGAATTCGGCCAGTGGCACGATTTCCGTCCCAGTTTTTCCGCGTTGCCGGCGAACCTCGCGGCGACGTTCCAGCCCGAGGGCGATGGCCTCGGGACCGCGGACAATCCGCTCGATCCGCAGGTCGGCGACCTGCGCGTGCATTGGCGCGAACTGGAATTGCCGCCGCTGCAGGGCAAGGTGGCGTTGCAGGGCGGGGTGTGGATTCCCGCGTCGGATGCGGTGCCCGAAAGTGTCGTCGCGGCCAGCGACACCGTCGCCGATGCAACTTCGGCGAAACCCGATCGCTGGATCTTGTGGCTGGTGGTCGCCGTGGTGCTCGTGATCAGCGGCGCGTGGTGGTTGCGCCGCCGCCGGAGTTGA
- a CDS encoding Lrp/AsnC family transcriptional regulator, whose amino-acid sequence MKLSETDQRLLSALRENARASTAEIARKLKLSRSTVQGRIERLEREGVVAGYTVRVHEAAERGHIRAHIMITVLPRQMTAVADALRAMPEIRTLHSVSGPFDLIAIGVVPAIAEMDELTDRIGGLDGVERTTSSIILSAKFER is encoded by the coding sequence ATGAAGCTCTCCGAGACCGACCAACGCCTGCTCAGCGCCCTACGCGAGAACGCACGGGCTTCCACCGCGGAGATCGCGCGCAAGCTCAAGCTCTCGCGCAGCACCGTGCAGGGCCGGATCGAACGGCTCGAGCGCGAGGGCGTGGTCGCCGGCTACACCGTGCGCGTGCACGAGGCGGCCGAACGCGGCCACATCCGCGCGCACATCATGATCACCGTGCTGCCGCGGCAGATGACGGCGGTCGCGGATGCGCTGCGCGCCATGCCCGAGATCCGCACCCTGCATTCGGTCAGCGGCCCGTTCGACCTGATCGCGATCGGCGTGGTGCCGGCGATCGCCGAGATGGACGAGCTCACCGACCGCATCGGCGGGCTCGACGGCGTCGAACGCACGACCTCCTCGATCATCCTGTCGGCGAAGTTCGAGCGGTAG
- the rsmD gene encoding 16S rRNA (guanine(966)-N(2))-methyltransferase RsmD, whose translation MSRAQSTPGSVRIIGGRWRGTRLPVADMAGLRPTSDRVRETLFNWLASILPGARVLDLFAGSGALGLEALSRGAREAMLVERDAKLAESLRQSVAKLRAEGEAGVVVADALAFLRAPLHGRFDIVFLDPPFAADLWPAAFAALPPWLADDAWVYVESPFTLEPEPGTAFRLHREGRTREARYALYRRVTLPADPSEPGVPPE comes from the coding sequence ATGAGCCGCGCGCAATCGACGCCGGGCTCGGTTCGCATTATCGGCGGGCGCTGGCGCGGTACGCGCTTGCCGGTCGCGGACATGGCCGGGCTGCGCCCGACGTCCGATCGCGTGCGCGAAACCCTGTTCAACTGGCTGGCATCCATCTTGCCCGGTGCGCGCGTGCTCGACCTGTTCGCGGGCAGCGGTGCGCTTGGGTTGGAAGCGCTATCGCGCGGCGCGCGCGAGGCGATGCTGGTGGAACGCGACGCGAAACTCGCCGAATCGCTGCGGCAGAGCGTCGCGAAGTTGCGGGCCGAAGGCGAAGCGGGGGTCGTCGTCGCCGATGCGCTCGCCTTCCTGCGCGCACCGCTGCACGGACGCTTCGACATCGTCTTCCTCGATCCGCCGTTCGCCGCGGACCTCTGGCCAGCGGCGTTCGCCGCACTGCCGCCGTGGCTCGCGGACGACGCCTGGGTGTACGTGGAATCGCCATTCACGCTCGAGCCCGAGCCCGGAACCGCCTTCCGCCTGCACCGCGAGGGCCGGACCCGCGAGGCGCGCTATGCCCTGTACCGGCGGGTTACACTGCCGGCAGACCCATCCGAGCCAGGCGTGCCCCCCGAATGA